Within the Halorhabdus rudnickae genome, the region TGTATCACGGCCGGGGCATCGGCCTGTGGCTGGTACACCTAGTCGTCCAGTACTCCGACGGAACGCTCGCCTTCGACGAGAACGACCCCCGCGGTAGCGTCGTGACCATCCGACTCCCGGCAAGCGAGGGATCGACCGACGAGCGGACGGCCGAGTGAACGTGCGTCCCGCGGCTACCCTGTGCGGTCGACGGCGAGTTGCGTCACGCGCCAAGGATCGCACGGTGCTTTCTTGGCCTTGTAGCGGATTGCTCACAGCATGAAAACCTGGCAGCGCCGTACCGTCGGATATGCGTTCATTCTGGCGGTTGTCATCCTCGTGTTCACCGTCTTCTATCAACGCGGGATGGCCGTCTACGAGGGGGAGTCCCACACTTTCTTGCGGTCGCTGCAGATTGTCGTCGAGACGTTCACGACGACCGGGTACGGGTCGGACTCGCCCTGGAGTTCGCCCGTGATGAACGCGTTCGTCATCTTCATGGACCTCTCCGGGGTGATCCTCCTCATCACGGCGCTGCCGGTGCTTGCGTTCCCGCTGCTCGAAGAGCTGCTGGAGACAACTGTTCCCGAACGTGCTCGCGAGGGGGTCGCCGGTCACGTCATCATCTGTACGTACACCACGCGCGCCGAGGCGTTGATCGAAGAACTGAGCTCTTGGGACGTACCGTATCTCATCCTCGAACCTGACCGCGAGCAGGCGATCGCTCTCTCCGAAGACGGCTATCGTGTCGTTCACGCGGACCCGGAGACGGCTGCGGGGCTGGCGGCGGCGAACCTGCCGTCGGCGCGAGCGTTAGTCGCGGACGTCTCCGACGAGGTGGACGCCAGCATCGTGCTGGCGGCTGGCGAAGTCGCTGACGACGTGCCCGTTATCAGCGTCCTCGAAGAGCCAGACAGCCGGCCGTATCACCGCCTGGCGGGCGCCGACGAGGTACTTTCGCCGCGGCCGTTACTCGGGGAGAGCCTGGCCGCGAAGGTGACGACCACGCTCGACGCCGACCTCGGTGACGCCATCGAGATCGGCCAGGATTTCGAGATCGTCGAACTGCCCCTCCAGCGGGGCAGCCCACTGGTCGGATCGTCGCTGGCCGACAGTGGGATCCGAGAAGATGCCGGTGGGAACGTGATCGGTGCATGGTTCGGGGGAGAGTTCCAGACGCCACCGGATCCCGAGGCGACGCTGACCAACGGGACTGTGTTGCTCGTCGCCGGGCACGAACGCGACATCGACCGGCTGCGGGAACTCACACGCGCAGACATCCGCCGGTTCGAGGACGGCGAGACGATCGTGGTCGGGTACGGCGAAGTCGGCCAGACCATCGCCGACGCACTCGAAGTCGCTGGGCTGCCCTATACGGTCGTCGACCGGGAGAAGATGGACGCCGTCGACGTGACTGGCGACGCCAAGAACCCCGAGACCTTACAGAAAGCAGAGATCGACGACGCTCGGTCGGTCATTCTCGCGCTCCCCGACGACACGACGACCGAGTTCGCGACGCTCGTCATCCGGGATCTGAGTCCGGACACCGAAATCGTCGCCCGCGTCGAGGAACCACAGAACGTCCAGAAGATGTATCGCGCCGGTGCCGACTACGTCCTGGCGCTGGCGACCATCAGCGGTCGAATGATCGCCTCGGCCATCCTCGAAGACGAGGAGGTCCTCGCCCTGGAGGGCCAGATCCAGGTCATCCGGACGCCGGCACCGGGCCTGGTCGGCAAACGCATCGGAGAAGCCGACGTCCGTTCGGCGACGGGCTGTACCGTCGTCGGGGTCAAGCGTGCCGGGGAAGTGGTGACCGAGGTCGGGCCGGACGTCCGCGTCGAGGCGGGTGATTCGGTCGTCATCGCCGGGACTGACGATGGGATCGCCGCCTTCCACGACCGCTTCGGGTGACGTACCTCGCCGATGTCCGTGCCGTGCCGGGACGAGCCCATGTTCATACTGTCGGCTGTAAGTCTCTCAAGAATTTCGCCACCCCGTGGTGGCGAATATCTTGTCTCAGTTACAGCCGACAGTATCAGTCCGCCCCGGTTTCGGTGTCTGGAGCGACCCGGGACAGTCGCATCGCGTTGCCGGTGACGCCGAGGCTCATCCCCATATCACCGACGACGACCGCGATCGCGACGCTGACGTATCCAAGCGGGACGCCGACCGCAAGGAGGGCTTTCACACCGAGACTGGTCCAGATGTTCTGTCTGATCACGCCGTTGGCAGCGTTCGACAGCGAGTAGAGGTAGGGCAACTTCCGGATGTCGTCACCCAGCAAAGCGATATCCGCCGTCTCCAGTGCGGTGTCCGTCCCTGCCGCGCCCATTGCGACGCTCACGTCGGCCGTCGCCAGGGCGGGCGCGTCGTTGATGCCGTCGCCGACCATCGCG harbors:
- a CDS encoding potassium channel family protein, which translates into the protein MKTWQRRTVGYAFILAVVILVFTVFYQRGMAVYEGESHTFLRSLQIVVETFTTTGYGSDSPWSSPVMNAFVIFMDLSGVILLITALPVLAFPLLEELLETTVPERAREGVAGHVIICTYTTRAEALIEELSSWDVPYLILEPDREQAIALSEDGYRVVHADPETAAGLAAANLPSARALVADVSDEVDASIVLAAGEVADDVPVISVLEEPDSRPYHRLAGADEVLSPRPLLGESLAAKVTTTLDADLGDAIEIGQDFEIVELPLQRGSPLVGSSLADSGIREDAGGNVIGAWFGGEFQTPPDPEATLTNGTVLLVAGHERDIDRLRELTRADIRRFEDGETIVVGYGEVGQTIADALEVAGLPYTVVDREKMDAVDVTGDAKNPETLQKAEIDDARSVILALPDDTTTEFATLVIRDLSPDTEIVARVEEPQNVQKMYRAGADYVLALATISGRMIASAILEDEEVLALEGQIQVIRTPAPGLVGKRIGEADVRSATGCTVVGVKRAGEVVTEVGPDVRVEAGDSVVIAGTDDGIAAFHDRFG